One window of Balearica regulorum gibbericeps isolate bBalReg1 chromosome 10, bBalReg1.pri, whole genome shotgun sequence genomic DNA carries:
- the LOC104640202 gene encoding ras association domain-containing protein 1-like isoform X2, producing MSLNKDGSYTGFIKVQLKLVRPVSVPATKRAPSLRSGLRSQGVKRRTSFYLPKGTFKHLHILSHTRASEVIDALLHKFTVIDNPRKFALFERSEKDDQVYLRKLADEEQPLRLRLLAGPSEKVLSFVLKENETGEVNWDAFTLPELHNFLRILQREEEEHVRQLRHRYARCRQKMQEALATHAPG from the exons ATGAGCCTG AACAAGGACGGCTCCTACACCGGCTTCATCAAGGTGCAGCTGAAGCTGGTGCGCCCTGTCTCAGTGCCAGCCACCAAGCGGGCCCCCTCCCTGCGGTCGGGGCTGCGCAGCCAGGGGGTGAAGCGCCGCACGTCCTTCTACCTGCCCAAGGGGACCTTCAAGCACCTGCACATCCTCTCACACACCCGCGCCAGCGAGGTCATTGACGCGCTCCTTCACAAGTTCACCGTCATCGACAACCCCCGCAAGTTCGCCCTCTTCGAGAGGTCTGAGAAGGATGATCAAG TGTACCTGCGGAAGCTGGCCGACGAGGAGCAGCCCTTGCGGCTGCGGCTGCTGGCCGGCCCCAGCGAGAAGGTGCTCAGCTTCGTCCTGAAGGAGAACGAGACCGGGGAGGTGAAC TGGGATGCCTTCACGCTGCCGGAGCTGCACAACTTCCTGCGCATCCTgcagcgggaggaggaggagcacgTGCGCCAGCTGCGGCACCGCTACGCCCGCTGCCGCCAGAAGATGCAGGAGGCACTGGCCACGCACGCGCCGGGGTGA
- the TUSC2 gene encoding tumor suppressor candidate 2 — protein MGTSGSKSRGLWPFASPAAGGGGAEGPGGQQALARARAARAATPFVFTRRGSMYYDEDGDLAHEFYEETIVTKNGRKRAKLKRIHKNLIPQGIVKLEHPRIHVDFPVIICEV, from the exons atGGGCACCAGCGGCTCCAAGTCGCGGGGACTGTGGCCCTTCGCCtccccggcggcgggcggcggcggtgccGAGGGCCCCGGCGGGCAGCAGGCCCTGGCCCGGGCGCGGGCCGCGCGCGCCGCCACCCCCTTCGTCTTCACGCGCCGCGG CTCCATGTATTACGATGAGGATGGGGATCTCGCCCACGAGTTCTACGAGGAGACAATCGTTACCAAGAACGGGAGGAAGCGCGCCAAGCTGAAGAGGATCCACAAGAACCTGATACCTCAG GGCATAGTGAAACTAGAGCACCCTCGCATTCACGTGGATTTCCCGGTGATCATCTGCGAGGTGTGA
- the HYAL2 gene encoding hyaluronidase-2 produces MRGGCAAAAVAVPWLALLALARQPPEKPAAAPLLTRRPFLVAWNVPTQDCKPRFQVSLDFSLFDLQASPNEGFVGQNLTIFYKERLGLYPYYNSQGVAINGGVPQNSSLSEHLARLHEGISKYIRSPAKEGLAVIDWEEWRPIWARNWKPKDIYREVSQQLVYQQQPTWSREKVNKQAVFEFESAARQFMVSTLRVAKSFRPKQLWGFYLFPDCYNHDYSKNKESYTGQCPDVEKTRNDQLAWLWRESMALYPSIYLDLLLASTPNSRKFVRARVMEAMRISQQHHDGYSLPVFVYTRPTYIRKLDVLSQSDLISTIGESAALGAAGAIFWGDADYTKNRDSCQIIKNYLEGDLGRYIVNVTTAAQVCSTVLCQGRGRCLRQDSTADVFLHLNSTSFQLRHRDGDHPQHPLFWAEGQLSSADTLFLRTHFRCHCYQGWQGSGCQVPAGPRSDAPDLLAPVGLGVLVLLASWCYLPLD; encoded by the exons ATGCGCGGGggctgcgcggcggcggcggtggccgTGCCCTGGCTGGCCCTGCTGGCCCTGGCCCGGCAGCCCCCCGAGAAGCCGGCGGCTGCCCCCCTGCTCACCCGCCGACCCTTCCTGGTGGCCTGGAACGTGCCCACCCAGGACTGCAAGCCACGCTTCCAGGTGTCCCTCGACTTCAGCCTCTTCGACCTGCAGGCCTCCCCCAACGAGGGCTTCGTGGGGCAGAACCTCACCATCTTCTACAAGGAGCGCCTGGGGCTCTACCCCTACTACAACAGCCAAGGCGTGGCCATCAACGGCGGGGTCCCCCAAAACAGCAGCCTCTCCGAGCACCTCGCCCGCCTCCACGAGGGCATCAGCAAGTACATCCGCTCGCCCGCCAAGGAGGGGTTGGCCGTCATCGACTGGGAGGAGTGGCGGCCCATCTGGGCTCGCAACTGGAAGCCCAAGGATATCTACCGGGAGGTGTCGCAGCAGCTGGTGTACCAGCAGCAGCCCACCTGGTCCCGTGAGAAGGTGAACAAGCAGGCGGTGTTCGAGTTTGAGTCGGCCGCCCGGCAGTTCATGGTGAGCACCCTGCGCGTGGCCAAGAGCTTCCGACCCAAGCAACTCTGGGGGTTCTACCTCTTCCCCGACTGCTACAACCACGACTACAGCAAGAACAAGGAGAGCTACACCGGCCAGTGCCCGGATGTGGAGAAGACGCGCAATGACCAGCTGGCGTGGCTCTGGAGGGAGAGCATGGCCCTCTACCCCTCCATCTACCTTGACCTGCTCCTGGCCTCCACCCCCAACAGCCGCAAGTTTGTGCGGGCACGGGTGATGGAGGCCATGCGTATCTCGCAGCAGCACCACGATGGCTATTCCCTGCCCGTTTTCGTCTACACCCGACCCACCTACATCCGCAAGCTGGACGTGCTCAGCCAG TCGGACCTGATCTCCACCATTGGAGAGAGTGCGGCgctgggagcagctggagcCATTTTCTGGGGTGACGCTGACTACACTAAAAACCGG gACTCGTGCCAGATCATCAAGAACTACCTGGAGGGGGACCTGGGCCGCTACATCGTGAATGTCACGACGGCAGCGCAGGTCTGCAGCACGGTGCTGTGCCAGGGCCGGGGCCGCTGCCTGCGCCAGGACAGCACTGCCGACGTCTTCCTCCACCTCAACTCCACCAGCTTCCAGCTGCGGCACCGGGATGGGGaccacccccagcaccccctctTCTGGGCTGAGGGCCAGCTGTCTTCGGCTGACACCCTCTTCCTACGGACCCACTTCCGCTGCCACTGCtaccagggctggcagggcagcggcTGCCAGGTGCCTGCTGGCCCCCGCAGTGATGCCCCTGACCTCCTGGCGCCCGTGGGACTtggggtgctggtgctgcttgCCAGCTGGTGCTACCTCCCCCTGGACTGA
- the HYAL1 gene encoding hyaluronidase-1 isoform X1, translating into MPAPARAGDKSVEVCPGLSPSRLSRGSSGTHPASAGTMASGWSCRVLLLLLPTLACARGPGPVLVNRPFVTIWNIPTERCAKKYNVSLNLEVFDVLANDQQSFIGQDITLFYSEKLGLFPYYTSTGVPVNGGIPQNASLKAHLHEATQDIKVTLPSPAYGGLAVIDWEKWRPLWIRNWASMDIYRQKSEELVQQQHPQWPPKLVEETAKKEFEQSAHAFMGQTLQLGETLRPDGYWGFYGFPNCYNNDFNSVSYTGMCPAVEQQRNKELRWLWESSQALYPSIYLPTCLNGTNKVLAYVRHRVAEAFAVQHNINSSGIPVLPYSQIAFDRTVDFLSQEDLMNTIGESAAQGAAGIVLWGSLNYSTSKEMCLKLKDYVEGPLGHYIVNVTASADLCSQSLCSSRGRCVRRETKQGFLHLDPFRFAIDLQAGKPWLVAQSLESGDDVVRLAEEFSCQCYEKWQGPRCDTQGFTG; encoded by the exons ATGCCAGCCCCGGCTCGGGCTGGGGATAAAAGCGTCGAGGTCTGCCCAGGTCTCAGCCCATCTCGGCTCTCCCGAGGCAGCTCTGGGACCCATCCTGCGTCTGCCGGCACCATGGCGTCGGGGTGGTCTTGCCGggtcctcctgctgctcctacCCACCCTAGCCTGCGCCAGGGGGCCTGGCCCTGTCCTCGTCAACCGCCCCTTCGTCACCATCTGGAACATCCCAACCGAGCGCTGTGCCAAGAAGTACAATGTCAGCCTCAACCTGGAGGTCTTTGACGTGTTGGCCAATGACCAGCAGTCCTTCATCGGGCAGGACATCACCCTCTTCTACAGCGAGAAGCTGGGGCTCTTCCCCTACTACACATCCACAGGGGTGCCAGTGAACGGGGGGATCCCCCAAAATGCCAGCCTGAAGGCCCACCTCCATGAGGCCACTCAGGACATCAAGGtcaccctgcccagccctgcctaTGGCGGGCTGGCTGTCATCGACTGGGAGAAGTGGCGTCCGCTGTGGATCCGCAACTGGGCCTCCATGGACATCTACCGGCAGAAGTCGGAGGagctggtgcagcagcagcacccgcAGTGGCCCCCCAAGCTGGTGGAGGAGACGGCCAAGAAGGAGTTTGAGCAGAGTGCCCATGCCTTCATGGGGCAGACCCTGCAGCTGGGCGAGACCCTCCGTCCCGACGGCTACTGGGGTTTCTACGGCTTCCCCAACTGCTACAACAACGACTTCAACAGCGTGTCCTACACCGGGATGTGCCCGGCAgtggagcagcagagaaacaaggaGCTGCGGTGGCTCTGGGAGAGCAGCCAGGCGCTCTACCCCAGCATCTACCTGCCCACCTGCCTCAACGGCACCAACAAGGTGCTCGCCTACGTCCGGCACCGCGTCGCCGAGGCCTTTGCCGTCCAGCACAACATCAACAGCAGCGGCATCCCCGTCCTGCCCTACTCCCAGATTGCCTTTGACCGCACCGTTGACTTCCTCTCCCAG GAGGACCTGATGAACACCATCGGGGAGAGCGCAGCTCAGGGCGCTGCCGGCATCGTCCTCTGGGGCAGCCTCAACTACAGCACCTCCAAG GAGATGTGCCTGAAGTTGAAGGACTACGTGGAGGGGCCTCTGGGCCACTACATCGTCAACGTGACGGCCAGCGCCGATCTGTGCAGCCAGAGCCTGTGCTCCAGCCGGGGCCGCTGCGTGCGCCGGGAGACCAAGCAGGGCTTCCTCCACCTTGACCCCTTCCGCTTTGCCATTGACCTGCAAGCTGGCAAGCCCTGGCTGGTGGCCCAGAGCCTGGAGTCTGGTGACGACGTCGTCCGTCTGGCTGAGGAGTTCAGCTGCCAGTGCTATGAGAAGTGGCAGGGACCCCGCTGTGACACCCAGGGCTTCACCGGGTGA
- the HYAL1 gene encoding hyaluronidase-1 isoform X2, producing the protein MASGWSCRVLLLLLPTLACARGPGPVLVNRPFVTIWNIPTERCAKKYNVSLNLEVFDVLANDQQSFIGQDITLFYSEKLGLFPYYTSTGVPVNGGIPQNASLKAHLHEATQDIKVTLPSPAYGGLAVIDWEKWRPLWIRNWASMDIYRQKSEELVQQQHPQWPPKLVEETAKKEFEQSAHAFMGQTLQLGETLRPDGYWGFYGFPNCYNNDFNSVSYTGMCPAVEQQRNKELRWLWESSQALYPSIYLPTCLNGTNKVLAYVRHRVAEAFAVQHNINSSGIPVLPYSQIAFDRTVDFLSQEDLMNTIGESAAQGAAGIVLWGSLNYSTSKEMCLKLKDYVEGPLGHYIVNVTASADLCSQSLCSSRGRCVRRETKQGFLHLDPFRFAIDLQAGKPWLVAQSLESGDDVVRLAEEFSCQCYEKWQGPRCDTQGFTG; encoded by the exons ATGGCGTCGGGGTGGTCTTGCCGggtcctcctgctgctcctacCCACCCTAGCCTGCGCCAGGGGGCCTGGCCCTGTCCTCGTCAACCGCCCCTTCGTCACCATCTGGAACATCCCAACCGAGCGCTGTGCCAAGAAGTACAATGTCAGCCTCAACCTGGAGGTCTTTGACGTGTTGGCCAATGACCAGCAGTCCTTCATCGGGCAGGACATCACCCTCTTCTACAGCGAGAAGCTGGGGCTCTTCCCCTACTACACATCCACAGGGGTGCCAGTGAACGGGGGGATCCCCCAAAATGCCAGCCTGAAGGCCCACCTCCATGAGGCCACTCAGGACATCAAGGtcaccctgcccagccctgcctaTGGCGGGCTGGCTGTCATCGACTGGGAGAAGTGGCGTCCGCTGTGGATCCGCAACTGGGCCTCCATGGACATCTACCGGCAGAAGTCGGAGGagctggtgcagcagcagcacccgcAGTGGCCCCCCAAGCTGGTGGAGGAGACGGCCAAGAAGGAGTTTGAGCAGAGTGCCCATGCCTTCATGGGGCAGACCCTGCAGCTGGGCGAGACCCTCCGTCCCGACGGCTACTGGGGTTTCTACGGCTTCCCCAACTGCTACAACAACGACTTCAACAGCGTGTCCTACACCGGGATGTGCCCGGCAgtggagcagcagagaaacaaggaGCTGCGGTGGCTCTGGGAGAGCAGCCAGGCGCTCTACCCCAGCATCTACCTGCCCACCTGCCTCAACGGCACCAACAAGGTGCTCGCCTACGTCCGGCACCGCGTCGCCGAGGCCTTTGCCGTCCAGCACAACATCAACAGCAGCGGCATCCCCGTCCTGCCCTACTCCCAGATTGCCTTTGACCGCACCGTTGACTTCCTCTCCCAG GAGGACCTGATGAACACCATCGGGGAGAGCGCAGCTCAGGGCGCTGCCGGCATCGTCCTCTGGGGCAGCCTCAACTACAGCACCTCCAAG GAGATGTGCCTGAAGTTGAAGGACTACGTGGAGGGGCCTCTGGGCCACTACATCGTCAACGTGACGGCCAGCGCCGATCTGTGCAGCCAGAGCCTGTGCTCCAGCCGGGGCCGCTGCGTGCGCCGGGAGACCAAGCAGGGCTTCCTCCACCTTGACCCCTTCCGCTTTGCCATTGACCTGCAAGCTGGCAAGCCCTGGCTGGTGGCCCAGAGCCTGGAGTCTGGTGACGACGTCGTCCGTCTGGCTGAGGAGTTCAGCTGCCAGTGCTATGAGAAGTGGCAGGGACCCCGCTGTGACACCCAGGGCTTCACCGGGTGA